The Elaeis guineensis isolate ETL-2024a chromosome 13, EG11, whole genome shotgun sequence genome includes a region encoding these proteins:
- the LOC140853393 gene encoding protein MIZU-KUSSEI 1-like: MLPVNVDFIRFCSPRFSQGRRRQQPRGVAVEHAPLDRGRAAAPLQAHHLPPLQPPPAHRYRNHPLPPDGDVNRRIRLFLQDGTPAGPTLLLLDLPLAPCHLASASRITLECESGGAGPLLAEPAWAVSCDGRRAGFGTRRAKATEAEVRALEAMRAVSAGAGRGVGGFTYMRGRFERVVGSVDSESYHLVGPAGFFGAHELSFFFLRVPL; encoded by the exons ATGCTTCCCGTTAACGTCGACTTTATCCGCTTCTGTTCACCAAGATTCTCG CAAGGGAGGAGACGACAGCAACCACGCGGCGTCGCGGTGGAGCATGCTCCTCTGGATCGCGGACGCGCTGCTGCTCCCCTGCAAGCCCATCATCTTCCCCCTCTTCAGCCCCCGCCCGCCCACCGTTACCGGAACCATCCTCTGCCCCCCGACGGCGACGTTAACAGAAGGATCCGTCTCTTCCTCCAGGACGGCACCCCTGCTGGCCCCACGCTCCTCCTCCTCGACCTCCCCCTCGCCCCCTGCCACCTCGCCAGCGCCTCCCGGATCACGCTCGAGTGCGAGTCCGGTGGCGCCGGCCCGCTTCTGGCGGAGCCCGCGTGGGCGGTCTCCTGCGATGGGCGGCGGGCCGGCTTCGGGACCCGGCGGGCGAAGGCCACGGAAGCGGAGGTCCGGGCGCTGGAGGCGATGCGCGCGGTGTCCGCCGGCGCTGGGAGGGGAGTCGGCGGTTTCACGTACATGAGGGGGAGGTTCGAGAGGGTGGTGGGTTCGGTGGACTCCGAGTCGTACCATCTGGTGGGCCCCGCCGGGTTTTTCGGAGCCCACGAGCTCAGCTTCTTCTTCCTTCGCGTCCCACTCTGA